From Thalassococcus sp. S3, one genomic window encodes:
- a CDS encoding META domain-containing protein, which produces MTRALLLTLLIASCQPDETVRGHGAGDRIWVLQELNGAPFTPRATLQFPERGRMTGDAPCNRYSTGMTMPYPWFEVGPIAATKRGCPDLDAEVAFFDALRSMTLVEVVNQTMILTNETGGEMLFTTSE; this is translated from the coding sequence ATGACACGCGCCCTTCTGCTGACCCTCCTCATCGCCTCTTGCCAACCCGACGAAACCGTTCGCGGCCATGGCGCCGGCGATCGTATCTGGGTGTTGCAGGAACTGAACGGCGCGCCGTTCACACCGCGCGCCACGCTTCAGTTTCCCGAGCGGGGCCGCATGACAGGCGACGCGCCCTGCAACCGGTACAGCACCGGCATGACGATGCCCTACCCATGGTTCGAAGTCGGCCCGATCGCCGCGACCAAACGCGGCTGCCCGGATCTTGATGCCGAGGTCGCATTCTTTGACGCGCTGCGTTCCATGACCCTTGTGGAGGTTGTCAATCAGACGATGATCCTGACAAACGAAACGGGCGGAGAGATGCTGTTCACAACGTCCGAGTAA
- the recO gene encoding DNA repair protein RecO has product MEWRDQGILLNVRRHGETAAIIEVFTEGHGRHAGVVRGGTSRKIAPILQPGAQLDVAWRARLEDHIGTYQVEPLRSRAAAAMSGRLALAGLNAVTGLLAFCLPEREAHPALYRKSEQVLDLLGQDEIWPLAYLNWEMALLEEMGFGLDLSACAVTGTTEGLAYVSPKSGRAVSQASAGEWADRLMPLPPCLRGDGPAPDAEVLEALRVTGYFLEQRLAPELGHKPLPDARGRFVDAFTRTL; this is encoded by the coding sequence ATGGAGTGGCGTGATCAGGGTATTCTGCTGAACGTGAGGCGCCATGGAGAGACGGCGGCCATCATAGAGGTTTTCACCGAAGGGCATGGGCGTCACGCGGGCGTGGTGCGTGGAGGGACCAGCCGGAAGATCGCGCCGATCCTACAGCCGGGTGCGCAGCTCGACGTGGCCTGGCGCGCGCGGCTGGAGGATCATATCGGCACGTATCAGGTGGAGCCCTTGCGCAGCCGCGCGGCGGCGGCGATGTCGGGGCGTCTTGCGCTGGCGGGCCTGAACGCGGTGACGGGACTTCTGGCGTTCTGCCTGCCGGAGCGAGAGGCGCATCCCGCGCTTTACCGAAAGAGCGAGCAGGTGCTGGACCTTCTGGGGCAGGACGAGATCTGGCCGCTTGCCTATCTCAACTGGGAGATGGCGTTGCTGGAGGAGATGGGGTTTGGGCTGGACCTGAGCGCCTGTGCCGTGACCGGCACGACAGAGGGCTTGGCCTATGTCTCGCCCAAGTCGGGCCGCGCGGTGTCGCAGGCCAGCGCCGGGGAATGGGCGGATCGCCTGATGCCCTTGCCGCCCTGCCTGCGCGGCGATGGGCCCGCGCCGGATGCGGAAGTGTTAGAGGCGTTGCGGGTGACGGGATATTTCCTGGAACAGCGACTGGCCCCGGAATTGGGCCACAAGCCGTTGCCCGACGCGCGGGGACGGTTCGTGGATGCGTTTACTCGGACGTTGTGA
- a CDS encoding DUF1491 family protein: MARLTTRFWVDAYLARLRMLDIPAFVVAHGDDTGGAVLVKLSTLDGKAVLYQRSFDLESGARVWMSLAEGAEAEVDEAAERQRGFDPDLWVIEVEDRQGRHLLDQPGLV, translated from the coding sequence ATGGCCCGGCTGACGACGCGGTTCTGGGTGGATGCCTATCTGGCGCGCTTGCGGATGTTGGATATCCCGGCGTTTGTCGTGGCCCATGGGGACGATACCGGAGGCGCGGTGCTGGTGAAGCTGAGCACGCTGGACGGGAAGGCGGTGCTTTATCAGAGGTCCTTCGATCTGGAGAGCGGGGCGAGGGTCTGGATGTCGCTTGCCGAGGGCGCGGAGGCAGAGGTCGATGAAGCGGCGGAGCGGCAGCGCGGGTTCGATCCGGATCTCTGGGTGATCGAGGTGGAAGACCGCCAGGGGCGGCATTTGTTGGACCAGCCGGGTTTGGTCTGA
- the era gene encoding GTPase Era yields the protein MTKAGFVALIGEPNAGKSTLLNRMVGAKVSIVTHKVQTTRARIRGVAMEGESQIVFVDTPGLFQPRRRLDRAMVAAAWGGAADADVIVLLVEAHRGVTEGVERILEGLGEVAQGRKVALALNKIDKVQSEVLLGLTKDLNERLAFAETFMISAEKGHGVDALRAWLAGEVPEGPWLYPEDQIADLPMRMIAAEMTREKLTLRLHQELPYQMTVETESWQERKDGSARIDQVVYVVRDGHKGIVLGHKGETIKAVSKAAREELQEFLGRRVHLFLQVKVRPNWLEEAERYAEMGLEFKDGNT from the coding sequence ATGACAAAAGCTGGTTTCGTGGCCCTGATAGGGGAGCCTAATGCGGGCAAGTCGACGCTGCTCAACCGGATGGTCGGAGCGAAGGTATCGATTGTCACCCACAAGGTGCAAACCACGCGGGCGCGCATCCGCGGAGTCGCGATGGAGGGCGAGAGCCAGATCGTCTTTGTCGACACGCCGGGCCTCTTTCAACCGCGCCGGAGGCTGGACCGCGCGATGGTGGCGGCAGCCTGGGGCGGGGCGGCGGATGCGGATGTCATCGTTCTGCTGGTCGAGGCGCATCGCGGCGTGACCGAGGGGGTGGAGCGCATTCTTGAAGGGCTGGGCGAGGTGGCACAGGGGCGCAAGGTGGCGCTGGCGCTCAACAAGATCGACAAGGTGCAGTCGGAGGTTTTGCTGGGCCTGACAAAGGACCTCAACGAGCGCCTCGCCTTTGCCGAGACGTTCATGATCTCGGCCGAGAAGGGGCACGGGGTCGACGCGCTGCGTGCCTGGCTGGCCGGGGAGGTGCCGGAGGGGCCGTGGCTGTACCCCGAAGACCAAATCGCGGATCTGCCGATGCGCATGATCGCGGCGGAGATGACGCGGGAGAAACTGACCCTGCGCCTGCATCAGGAATTGCCCTACCAGATGACCGTCGAGACGGAGAGCTGGCAGGAGCGCAAGGATGGCAGCGCCCGGATTGACCAGGTCGTCTATGTCGTGCGTGACGGGCATAAGGGGATCGTGCTGGGCCACAAGGGCGAGACGATCAAGGCGGTCTCGAAAGCGGCACGGGAGGAGCTGCAGGAATTCCTGGGTCGGCGAGTGCATCTGTTCCTGCAGGTGAAGGTGAGACCCAACTGGCTGGAAGAGGCGGAGCGCTATGCGGAGATGGGGCTGGAGTTCAAGGATGGAAACACCTGA
- a CDS encoding NAD-dependent epimerase/dehydratase family protein: protein MTHQTVLLTGISGFIAKRIARVLLDKGYSVRGSLRSLSRADEVRAAMGDVETDRLSFVELDLGKDEGWAEALDGVDALLHTASPFPLSEPKDEEELIRPAVDGTLRALTAAQAKGVNRIVLTSSMAAVMHVDRPEGHAFGPKDWTDPKHPTANAYIRSKTLAERAAWDFVRDNPEMQLTTINPGLVCGTPADARYGSSLEVIERVWSGRDPVQPNFGLPVVDIADVADLHVAALENPASIGQRVITADSFWMMPEIASTLASAFPNRKIATRKAPNWLLRLLALFDPMVRTVLPSLDRRIAIDNSATRGTFGLTFIPAETAMLDSARFLDSVKG, encoded by the coding sequence ATGACCCACCAAACCGTCCTGTTGACCGGCATCTCCGGCTTCATCGCCAAACGCATCGCACGCGTGCTCCTGGACAAGGGCTATAGCGTGCGTGGCTCTCTGCGCAGCCTGTCCCGCGCCGACGAGGTGCGCGCCGCGATGGGAGATGTCGAAACAGACAGGCTCAGCTTTGTCGAACTGGACCTCGGCAAAGACGAAGGCTGGGCAGAGGCGCTGGACGGGGTCGACGCGCTTTTGCATACGGCTTCTCCTTTCCCGCTGAGCGAGCCGAAGGATGAAGAGGAATTGATCCGCCCCGCTGTCGACGGCACGTTGCGCGCGCTAACCGCAGCACAGGCCAAAGGGGTCAATCGGATCGTTCTGACCTCCTCCATGGCCGCTGTGATGCATGTGGACCGCCCGGAGGGGCACGCCTTCGGTCCCAAGGATTGGACCGACCCCAAGCATCCGACGGCCAACGCCTATATCCGGTCAAAGACCCTGGCCGAACGCGCGGCATGGGATTTCGTTCGGGACAACCCCGAGATGCAACTGACCACGATCAATCCCGGCCTCGTCTGCGGCACCCCCGCCGACGCGCGCTATGGCTCATCGCTTGAGGTGATCGAACGTGTGTGGTCCGGGCGGGATCCCGTTCAGCCCAATTTCGGCTTGCCTGTCGTGGATATCGCGGATGTGGCCGACCTGCATGTCGCAGCCCTGGAAAATCCCGCCAGCATCGGCCAGCGCGTCATCACCGCCGACAGTTTCTGGATGATGCCCGAGATCGCGAGCACGCTGGCAAGCGCCTTTCCGAACCGCAAGATCGCCACCCGTAAGGCGCCCAACTGGCTGCTGCGCCTTCTGGCGCTCTTCGATCCGATGGTGCGCACGGTCCTGCCAAGCCTCGACCGGCGCATTGCAATCGACAATAGCGCAACGCGAGGCACTTTCGGTCTGACATTTATTCCCGCCGAAACCGCCATGCTGGACAGTGCGCGGTTTCTCGATAGCGTGAAGGGATGA